The genomic DNA ACTTTGCTGGGCAAAAGTGTATAGCAATTGAAAGTTTTATGCAGCAGTTACTGTGATGTTTCCGATcgataaatattttgatatgttctGTTCTAAAACTGTTGCATAAATCCTTAGCTTCTGAACACTCTTAGTCAGAAATATGGTGTTTGAGACCCAAAAACTTCCCGTCAAATGTGCTTAGCATTTTGTGGATTGTACGCAATAATTTACTCTAAACAGATTAAAAAAAAGGATAACGTCAGCTAGCCAAGTAGACGGAACAGACCGTTTTGGCGACAAATGTTTTCTGAAGTTTATTCGAAGTGTAAGGCCTCACAAGACGATTCGCTTTATTGCTGTGtttcacacaaacacaaacgtCTGGTCTGTCTGATCCGATCTATGTTTTGATCAGATATTTGAAACGACAAAATGCTCATCATTTATGCCAGAGATTGTAATactgaaaacaacaaaatgCTCACCAATTATGCTAGAGattgtaatattgaaaaaaaagttctGTTATTAATTAAATCCATGTAATTTTgaatacaatattgaaatgataataaaacGTACCAAGCGCTCCAAGACGGAAGTTGACGGTTactacaatgacgtcattctgACTTATAATACTACCATCGGTACCAGCACCAGAACCACCAACGAAGCAACCACCGTGAATCCAAACCATTACAGGTAAAGATTCCACACGTGCTTCATCCTATGTAACCATggaacaaaacaacacaaattattCATCTTTAAATGTTGttccatcaccatcaccaccaccaccaccaccaccaccaccaccaccaccaccaccaccaccaccaccaccatcatcatcatcatcatcatcatcatcatcatcatcatcatcatcatcatcatcatcatcatcatcatcatcatcaccaccaccaccaccaccaccaccaccaccaccaccaccaccaccaccaccaccaccaccaccaccaccaccaccatcatcatcatcaccaccaccaccaccaactcCCTGGGAGCATGCAACCTCTGGAAGCACGTCATCTCTACTGCCGTCACCATTAACTGGCCATCAAAACTCCTATCTTCTATCCTTACTGACCGcattgttttcttacatttctAAGTGCGTCTATGGCTGtctataaaaatacatatatgattACTTACATATGGAGCATAGACATTCAAATACAGACAGTCTTCGTCTATACCGTCTGGAGTACAAGGCCCAGGTGGAGTAGGAGGGCAGCAGTCGTTGCTCTGTGGACAGGACGGCTTACGTGTAAACGTATCGAGGACTCCACCCCAGGGGTCGACATGTTTCGGTGGTGCGAATCTAGTATCTCCGACTGGTGGTGCAGCGAAGGGAACTCCCAAGTACACGTCTAAAAATTCTCCATTATCTCGCTCATTTCTCATACCACGAATCTGACCATGTGTTGTGTCAGTGTCTACGTATGTAAAGCCTACATAGGTGTCTGAGTATGCTGCAATTCCGTTAAAGAACAGAAAAATTGCTAAAAGAAGAAATGGACTGTAAAGTCTCATCTTGACCACAAGTAAATCACACTTGAGTGCTTGCTATCAAAGAATCTAGTGAATAGATGGTCAATTTAACAACCTTTTAATCATCGTCTATTCGTTATCATTTGAACTGGAATGTACCATTATTTTAATAGGTAACATTCTTTATAGGAATTGACAACACCTGGTTCCTTTCCACATCCATTGTTAGATAAGATTAAACTACACTTATCATAATTTGTTTAGTTCGAGGTCACATAAGGTAATATACGAGCGTTCGTTTTTGCTTCTGAAGTTTCAACCACTtcagaaatcaaatatggccgctaCTGATGACAAGCTTAGGGCATTCGTTGTTTCTAAACGTAGAAGCTTTGGATATATCTATATTTTATATACCAAGGGGGCAAAATGAGACCATTTACGTGATGTGTTGATTGAATTACCATTTTATTAATCATTTTTGACAATTCTCAACATCAAAGGCATTCACCATGCACGCATTTGCGTTTCTAGTTGTTTCGATAAGCAACTTTCAAAAAGTAATCCTGCCAGAATAGCATCTGTCGTTCTCTGTAATGGTTGCCAACAACTGACGTGTCGGCAAACGACAGGTATGGTTTGGTGACGCCATCGTACTCGGTCCAATCAATACCGTTGACAGGTGTCGGTGTTGGATCTCTGTTGAAAAAATacgatatatatacatgtaactaattTTGAAACGCTGTATGCTGAAATTAATcctgataaaatatataatatcttatttGACCATTTATCTTTCTTGTTGTTAAGATGTTATGAGTTAGAGCACACTTTGacctagtctgtattcagacgcgGATTATACTTTCTTTGGCATCTCTAAGAAAACcttgaaatattgttttatttattactaattgtgtgcacatacataacCTATATATAACATGGAATATAGTAATCAGAATTTACATTGCACATTCTATACCTGTTGCCTGCTACTCACTGAGTCGAACACATGAATATATAATCCGACGTCTGTACGTCTTGACTTCATCGAAATACAAcgcacactatgttttaattctatttcaTCAACAAAAATAGTGTTAAAGATAAATTACTAAAAGGTCAAGACGACTGTTAACAGTCTAACTTTGCGAATTGTGACTGATCTAAATGTGAGTATGTCTGTAGTTGTAATATACGTAACGTTACAAGATCATAAATAGCACATTTTACTTGACTTAATATTAATAATCaacaaaatgatttaattaaaataaagcCTTGCAGATAACTTAGAATAACATTCTCACCCATATTTAGCGAAATTTGTAAAGAGAGTCATAATGAAATCACTCATATCTCGGTCGGCATCATTATACTCGTCATCAACGGGGTTACATCCCCAAGGACATGTGCGTTCAGATTCAAAGAAGGGCATCCCAAACTCATAGGACAGTTCGGCACTGTGAATGACACCTAGTAACCAAAATAAGGAGATAAGTGTCTACAGCTCGTGATGACACGCAATCACattgaagaaataaacaaaaaaagaaacatgcatacatatataaacactaATTAAACAAGCATAATTAGTGATGCATATGGTTTAAATTTAAAGTTACGCCTCTAAATGGCCACCTCgtgtccttattttcaaaagttTGCTCATCATGAAAGGGGAGACCTCTCCAACACCCTCCCACTAGCAATCATTGGGATATTGTTTCTGTTCAAATCAAGGTTATAGGGAAAACCCTGCTAGCTAAGTATTAAGTGTAGGCTGTAGCCTAATGTGAAACTTCTCCTAaagaaatatcatattattgTGGGCGTCTGGACGCTGAAGTCGATTGTTACTGTTGAATGGGCCACAACTGTggggaaaaatatatatatatatataaaaatattaaaaatataaatatatatatatatatatatatatatatatatatatatatatatatatatatatatatatatatatatatatatatatatatatatatatctatatatatatatatatatatatatatatatatatatatatatatatatatatatatataactctaATTATAAATGAGGCATAGACGTCTATTGACATTTATGCTTACTTTCTAGTCATTTCATTACTAACTCACGCTTTGTACTGGTTACATTGTTTACACTTTGATTACGTATTGAGGATGATAATACTGCAAATGTTACAAGACTTAATACAcgtttacacttgatatagatgctataaatgaatgtgaCAAGCGACCACTGCTTTAGTTGGGTGTTATAAGTTTTATTGTTTTTAGATGAAGTACAAATtcatatgtgtatatttatatcgTCAAGTACATTTGTTTTGCCCTTGGTATCGTGGATGTATGTGTTTACTTACCCATCCATTCTGGAAGAGTGCTGAGGTCTGATCGATACTCAAAATTATACTTGTACGTGTTTGGTTCGATAAGGGAGTGTCCTTGAACGTGTTCATCAGTAGGAGAAACACACTGTTGATCTGATTTCATCTATACAAATGAAAGGGAACGGATATAATTTATAGTGACATTTTCATTAGTCAGGAACTATTTACCTGATAGTAGACAATGTACTATACGACCTGTTTTGTCTTAGTGTTCACTGCTAGCTCTGTTTAGAATGACGCAGAAACGAACaacaaactgcacatgctacattttaagatggcaagtgagtgtgtgtgtgtgtgtgtgtgtgtgtgtgtgtgtgtgtgtgtgtgtgtgtgtgtgtgtgtgtgtgtgtaagaatagataagacacaaactaaacttACGTGGACCCATTGGTCTCGTATTTCGTTCTCATTCAAGGGATCTGTTGGTTCTGTATATTCATACACCATGGCATCGTAACATTCGTCTGCATTGCCTGTGTAACCCCATTGCTTATCTGCTCGGCTTCTAGTCTCGGAATCAAACATCTCCTTCGTCATGGTTGGTGGGACTACAAAGttatatagatagatacattGATGGAGATGTGAAGAGACAGAGTGTGGACGGAAATACAAACTTACAGCTAGGTTGACAATCAGACAAAtagaaggacagacagacagacagacagacagacagacagacagacagacagacagacagacagtcagtcagtcagtcagtcagtcagtcagtcagtcagtcagtcagtcagtcagtcagtcagacagacagacagacagacagacagacagacagacagacagacagacagacagacaaataacgAAAATGAGAATTTTGGACAGGTATACAGAAAGATATTTGCGCATTACTGTTAAAATATGAATACTGCAAAGAGAATGGTATCTGGTTCATTGACACAATGGCGTCTGGCTACTGAAATCAGCATTGTCGCCTAAAATGTTGGAGACTGAAAATTATGAGTTCAATTGCTTACAATACCGCCTGTTAATAGTATagttatattatgtatatataagatcgcaatgtaatgttatattatatctATTTTAGTTGTAGTGAAAGTCTTTACTGTACGGAAGTTCGTCTTTCGTAAACCCATCGATTACAGGCACTTTCAAAAATTCTCCCTTTTCCAGCAGAATGGTTGGATCGTCTGTTATGAAATATCCATCAACTGTTGGCGTCCACATACACCAGTCGTCATTGATCTGTAAAGGAGAGTACACATCAAACTACAGCAGACTGAGAAACAATAAACAAACGAAGAGGAAATTAAATATGTAACTGTGTAACAAGCTCGTGAGGGTAGCTTAAATATAAAGGGGAACAAAATCGAAGTTGCTTTTAACTTAGCTGCATTTGTATCTGCTTGGACGACCCAGAAAGGTAATTAATCCAGGTCCCTGTATCTCGCCACCTTCTCTTAAAGAGTGTTTTAAAAAATGGAGCCTAGTTTAGATGAAGCGTAATGTACAATTGAgcaaggcattatgggaaatgaaCAATGTTAGGAGATTCAAATCTTTTGAAACAATGTTTATAAAACGCTGAGACTCGCTGTATTAAGAAAAGGTTctaatattaattatttatccATGATAAGCCTATTTTCATTTCCTTAAACtacaaaatttcattaaaaagatatttaaatgtattttaatagcCTCCGAACATTGTAATCACCCCGTATCATTTTCTTAGGGATTCATTTAAAATCTTTTTTACGTGATTTCGTAGTAGCCTGTACTATAGTGCATAAACATTCTCGATAACCAAAACCACAAATGACATCTTTTACAAAGAGAGAGGTTCAGTTTCACTTTTACCGTAACTGAAGTACACACAATGTCATTCCATGGTTTGGTTCGCAAACAATCAACCAATTCTTGTGAGTCCTCGGTCGGGCAGTTCAGGGCAGTTGCAAGTTCGTTTGCCGAGTCACGAGGGTCGTATGGCGGTCGGTATATTGCCCACGGGGCGGTAGCTGTGCCACTTTGTACGATGGCTCCGTGGACGAGGCCTTTAAGATAaacacatatatagatatatgaaCGTAATCACTGTAAAAAGGACAAAAGAAGGCAGTACAGTAATGTTTTAGAATTTGAGGAAAACGGCGATAtagagagaagagaagagaagagaagagaagagaagagaagagaagagaagagaagagaagagaagagaagagaagagaagagaagagaagagaagagaagagaagagaagagaagagaagagaagagaagagaagagaagaagGCAGGCAAACAACACCATTCCAGAGATGTCAAAAACATAGAGGTCGACGTCCTCTTGacatgtaatgtttatttgACAATACATATCAGTCAATCCATGTGTTAATATTCTCACACATTTGACACGTTTGataaaaaagttaaataaattaCTACAAACAAAAGACGTGTTTCTGTTGGGAACTCTCCACCCCACCCGGGGGATATATAGTTTGGTTTATCTAGCACGGTTCAAgattacatattttacacacacaatGCATTTTAAGAAAATTGATATACAACCATCTGTGCAAAAATACCTAGAGTGGTTTAAACAAGAGAATTACCACATTACTACCAATTACTCAAGAACATCTCAAGTGATAAACATCAAGGTTTTGACGTCACTAAAATGCAATCGGTACAACATCTCACCTATAGACATGGTTGAAAACAAAAGCAAGGAAGTGTGGACACCTCCAGCACTCTGACCAAATATGGTAACTTTGTTTGGATCTCCTCCAAAATTAGCGATGTTATCGTTGACCCACTCCAAGGCCATGACATTGTCCAGAAGCCCCCAATTTCCTGCAGCAACTGCATCACCCGTACTTAGATAACCTGCATGTGAATAAAATACCAAGGTactcaatatgtatgtaaatttgttatcGATACTTGTACCAAATCCTTTATTTATTACAAGTACTGCAATCCTATAAGTAAAATCAGTAGTCTTTCGCCAGGACAATGTCTTGAAATGTTCAGTCGGGTAGACAAATATATATTCGTAGGCTATGACAAACATTATCATATTAGAAAGATTGTCTGTCGAGATTTAACAGCTCAGATTGTATTCTATATGCAAGTTACAACTTACCTATAGCACCTAAACGGTAGTTGACAGTAACCACAATGACGTCATTCTGAGTTATTATACTGGCATCGTACTTAGAACCATTTCCTGACACAAAACATCCACCGTGAATCCAAACCATGACTGGTAAAGGCTCAACTCGTGATTCATCCTACATACAAGAAATCAAACATtataaaaagtgaaatgtaaaattcaatATGCATGGAAACAAACCTTTACGTGTAGTTCtctaacatgtacatgtcctaAGACATACATCTAATGGCAGAATATTGGATTTATATggttcaccaccaccaccaccaccaccaccaccaccacaatgtTAGTTATTTTATGTAGCCCTTTCCCCACTCTGTTCTCTAAACCGATCTCTAAGTCAATTGTCACTCATAAGAATAACAGTAGCCAGCTCTACCAcctgtatcatcatcatcatcatcatcatcatcatcatcatcatcatcaacatcatcatcatcgtcatcattatcatcgtcgtcgtcgtcgtcatcgtcatcatcatcaccaccaccaccaccaccaccaccatcaccaccaccaccaccaccaccaccaccaccaccaccaacaacaacaacaacaacaacaacaacaacaacaacaacagcagcagcagcagcaattTCACGCAACACAAGAACCCTATCGTCGACAATCTCTGTCAAGAAAACGCGTCTgctaattattttttgtttaaatactagcatttgtaatacattgtgtgcatttttaaaaacattcgATAGATAGCTATACTTACATAGGGGGCATACATATTCAAATACAAGCAGTCTTCGTCATATCCATCCGGGGGTTCAGTGCACACTTCATCACAGCAGTCATTCGTCTGAGGACAAGCTGGTTTCCGCACATACGTATCAAGGACTTCACCCCAGGGGTCGAGATGTTTCGGAGGGGCGAACCGATCATTTCCTAATGGTGGTGAGGCGAAGGGAACACCTAAGTACACGTCTAAGTATTCTCCATTGGATCGCAAGTTTCGCATACCTCGTATTTGACCATATGTGGTGTCGGTTTCCACGTATGTGAAGTTCACATAGCTGTCGGTGTACGCTGATACTGATCGACTATTGAGAAATATAGATAGTATTGAGAGCAAGAGAACCATGCCCATCTTTAACCGATTCCTTAGAGTGTTTCGTGTAGTTTTAAGAAATACCCCTGGTCATACTCCACGTGAAGTACAAGATAGCTTAGAAGCTGGAACAAACCATTATGATAAAGGGTAATCAAGGCTGACCATTTCAAAAACGTTTGTTCATTTTATCTTCTATTGTGAATATGGGAGGCACTTTTAAATTATTgcgggagggagggagggagggaaggatggtttaa from Glandiceps talaboti chromosome 22, keGlaTala1.1, whole genome shotgun sequence includes the following:
- the LOC144452413 gene encoding neuroligin-4, X-linked-like, encoding MGMVLLLSILSIFLNSRSVSAYTDSYVNFTYVETDTTYGQIRGMRNLRSNGEYLDVYLGVPFASPPLGNDRFAPPKHLDPWGEVLDTYVRKPACPQTNDCCDEVCTEPPDGYDEDCLYLNMYAPYVSIDESRVEPLPVMVWIHGGCFVSGNGSKYDASIITQNDVIVVTVNYRLGAIGYLSTGDAVAAGNWGLLDNVMALEWVNDNIANFGGDPNKVTIFGQSAGGVHTSLLLFSTMSIGLVHGAIVQSGTATAPWAIYRPPYDPRDSANELATALNCPTEDSQELVDCLRTKPWNDIVCTSVTINDDWCMWTPTVDGYFITDDPTILLEKGEFLKVPVIDGFTKDELPYIPPTMTKEMFDSETRSRADKQWGYTGNADECYDAMVYEYTEPTDPLNENEIRDQWVHMKSDQQCVSPTDEHVQGHSLIEPNTYKYNFEYRSDLSTLPEWMGVIHSAELSYEFGMPFFESERTCPWGCNPVDDEYNDADRDMSDFIMTLFTNFAKYGDPTPTPVNGIDWTEYDGVTKPYLSFADTSVVGNHYRERQMLFWQDYFLKVAYRNN